A window of Komagataella phaffii GS115 chromosome 1, complete sequence contains these coding sequences:
- a CDS encoding Subunit of the ARP2/3 complex, translating to MSQTLRPYLTAVRFSLNAALCVENFSSQIVERHNYPEVENKKTKEILLNPLVISRNENEHVLIEPSINSVRISIKIKQSDEIEHILVDKFTRFLTKRAENFLILRRAPIKGYDISFLLTNYHNEIMMKHKLVDFIIEFMEDVDKEISEMKLFLNSRARFVAEAYLSVFD from the exons ATG TCTCAAACGTTGCGTCCATATTTAACAGCAGTGCGCTTTTCTCTGAACGCTGCTCTCTGCGTTGAGAACTTCAGTTCTCAAATAGTAGAAAGACACAATTATCCCGAAGtagaaaacaaaaagactAAGGAAATCCTGCTGAATCCGCTAGTTATTTCCAGAAACGAAAATGAACACGTTCTGATTGAACCAAGTATCAATTCCGTTAGGATATCCATCAAGATTAAACAGTCTGATGAGATTGAACATATTCTAGTAGATAAATTTACCCGATTTTTGACCAAAAGAGCCGAGAACTTTTTGATTCTTAGAAGAGCTCCTATTAAAGGATACGATATTAGTTTCCTATTGACCAACTACCATAATGAGATTATGATGAAGCACAAGCTGGttgatttcatcatcgAATTCatggaagatgttgacAAAGAGATAAGTGAAATGAAGctttttttgaattctcGTGCTCGTTTCGTTGCAGAGGCTTACTTATCAGTGTTTGACTGA